The genomic interval CAAACAACTCAAGCAACCTCAAAATAAACGCATGATCAATGTACTTCTTTGCAACTTTGGCATCCAAACACGAAGAAGTAACAAACTTGAGCAGCAATTCATACACAATTTGCAAATGTGGCCAGGCAGGATCAAATGTAGGCTCATCATCCTCATTCTCTCCCCCACCCGAATTATTCGACCGATAATTAGGCGGGAAAACTCTAAACAAATTAATGGCACACATTCTACATGTAGCCAGAATAGCCGGCTCGCTAAACTTGATGGACCCCGAAGACACAAACTCCACAAGCTCAAGCAATGTCTGTCTCTTCACATCTTTCTCAATCGAGTTCTTGGTTGGGTCTGTGAAATCAAATGTGACACAACAAAGGCTCACCTTGCTCACAAACAGGTTCATCTTTTCGGAACCCGGCACGTCCTTAAAGGGCACCAAGGGCTCGATTCCGGCCACCACGCTCGCCGGGAACACCGCCGATGACATCCGTTTTGGGCCGCTGGGACGTTGCTGGGCCTGGCCCGAATTATTGCTACTACCACTACTACTATTATTCATAGCACTCCCACCATTGGACCGCGGCGTCCCGGTCCCGCCGGAGGGGCCGGTCCGGGAGCTGGAGCGGGGGGTGGAGGTGCGCGGCGAGCCGGAGTCGACGGAGTCGCCTTTGAGGGCTTTGCGGGGGAGTCTGCTCAGGAATTGCTTCAGCATTGTGGCGGAAATGTtggaaattcaaacaaaaaatgaatGCTTTTTCAGATCAAACCCATAAAGCCGAGTATGGTAACGAAGATAAACGCTGCGGAACCCTAATCTGGATACATCATAGATCTGGGTCGAAATGCGGGACGAACAAAAGCAATGTGGGGGATTGTGAGGTCATATTTGAAATTGAGAAGGGCAATTTCAGATcttgaaattgaaatcaaatgTGGGTGAAGTAAGATTCTTTGATTCTGAAAGAGATGTAAAGCAGAGAAACCAATGAAAGCACAtaaagctctctctctctctctctctctctctctctcaccaaTAAAACATGAAGCTTGTCAATCAATTTGGAAagggagaggaggaggaagaggaagatgaggTGTAAATGTACATATAAAAGGTGGGTTATTATTTGATAGGGATGACTGCAAAGGTTTGAATCTGAAAGGCAAGGAGGAGATTCACGGGCAAAGTGAGAGAGGTGGGGGGAGATCTAAGAGGGAGTCTTTATTGTTATGTTATTATGGGGATGTGCAGACTATTGTCTGGGATTCTCcatcaaagagaagagaaaaattgaCCCATCTTTTTcggtaattttgttttttactttctttcactgtaaatattttttttggggtTCTCCACGGTGGTTGAGAAAAACCGCCACTCTTATCGGATAATGCAGGGTGTTTCTTTAGGACAGTGAAAATAAATTGggtgtaattttgtttttgtttttgacacGAGAATATTACCTTGATATATTACTTGGTGGGTGAAAATGAGGTTTGCCATTTTGTGTGAGCTGGGTTGATTGGATTGATGGAGAGGTAACACGTAAACATAGAATGGTAGATTCGTTTGTTTTGGCAGGCAAAGTGTTAGATTTGTAGATGACAAtgtttttgataaaaaaatggtCATGGAGAATGTGACACATTGAAACGGTTTGTTTTATAATAGATCAAAGATCTAAGTTCCATTTAAAACCTTGGGGGCTGTCTGCTTTCTTGGAACTACTTGGAAAACTTTTTGAGTTTTGGTTTAAAATGGTAAacttcgagtttctattgaataaagCTCGAGGTGCGGATTGAATTAGGTATAAGGtgtttgaccaaaaaaaaaggtataaGGTGAACATCATGAGTAATGGGTTGAGAAATGAAATCAAGATACAATGTCTAAAAGTCTAAACATTGTATCAGGGAGGTGTTCAGCTCAAGTCGGCATAGTCTAGCGAGATTTGATAAAATATTAGCAGCCCCTTCTCATTAACAAACACCATCAAACacaatttcatatatttatatttgccACACCTAATCAATCTCACCAAACAAGAGATCATAACAATGAACAATCCCCACGACATTATACTGTAATTGTGTGAAGTAATGAAAACAACATTAAACATGCGAGCCATATGTATATGTTATCCCATACTCTGACCACTCTTCAACTCAAAATGGCAACAAGCCAACAAGTATATGCTCCAAATGGGTTGGACTTTAGAGGCAGTTTAGTAATTGGCAATAACAACCGCGTTGAGGGGCAGGTGTGACACTTGCATGAAGCTCTCACGGAAAAAAGGCCCAAAAGATAAGGGGCAAAATAATTCCTCAAAGAgataattataaaaacaattaaaaaattaatataaagaaaaaagaaaaattcttTTCCTCAACAAGGCTCCAAAGCTGACTCCAATTCCTCTCCCTCCAAACAAAACCCCAACCCCAAAAAATCTTCATcgtagaaagaaaaaaaaaagaacccgAAAATTCACTCATCTAATTCAATCTGCTACTTCAGCTTCAATCCGGTACTgtctcttctttctctctctctctctctctctctctacatatattttgatttatgtatttatatacgCCGATTGGGAAGGATTGATTTATTGCTCAAAGCTGGGGTCTTTAGGTTTATGAGATGAAATCCGAAACTGGGTTTGGGTTGTTTTGGATTCGTtcagtgtgggattgtgtaaTTTACgcgttttggttttattttttcaatattATTAATGATAAGACCAATAGCTTGGCGTCTATCGACAGCTGAGCTGAGAGCTTTGTTTGGATATTGGGAATTTGCTGggtttttttattgttgagagGTAAAAGAGTGAACTGATTTGGCTGCCCAGAAGCTGCATCCATTGTTAAGTGTTTCGAAGCTTTCACCGTTAACAATGGATGTGCAAACTAATTTGAGAAGCTAGTGTTTTTGGAAATTTGGGGTTTTGATTTGGTTAGCTATATGATTTACTGTGCTTTATATGAGCCCTTGATTGGAGGTTGTTGTTTCACAGTCTCAGACTCTCAGTAATGAAAGTCTATAAGCATTGCTCTTTACCCTttacatatcttctttgtATCGAAAGCTGTTATCAGTATGTGATTGCTACGAATCTGATATGATGATTTTCTTTCAAGCAGGTTTGTTGAGTTATCTAGCTCTCTTGGTACAGCATGATTCCTGTTGGTTGATTCAACTCGATAGGTTTCTAGGACAAGAGTGAAATTTAGTTGGCACGTTTAAAGAGGGAGGGAACATAAAGTTGggaattttgttttctgaGTTCTATGCTTTCCTTACTGTCCCTTTGTGTTGGCGGACTTAGATGGACATTGGCTCATTGAAGCTACAACTTGAAAGTCAGACCAATACGACCCCTTTGTTAATGGAGCAATCTCGACCAGAAACTAGTAACATCAACGAGCATATTATTGACGTAGCTGGGAGTGGGGATGCCTCCTCATCTAGCTTGCCTCATGGTAGATCTTTAAATAGCTTAAATGCCACACAGCAAGACAGACCTTCAAGTACTCCACGAGCACCCGTATTACAACCTCCCATCTTTTCTTCTGATGGATCAAACTCTAGAAGCACTTCAGCGGCAAGGAGAGGAGATACTCGTCGTCGCAGAAGTCCATTGAATTCTGGTATATGGATATCTATTGAACTGGTTCTTACTGTGAGCCAAATCGTTGCATCTATTGTTGTTCTGTCTTTGTCAAGGGATGAGCATCCACGTACTCCATTGTTTGCTTGGATTGTTGGTTATGCATCTGGATGTGTTGCTACTCTTCCTCTTCTGTATTGGCGCTATCGTCACCGTAACCAAGCCTCAGAACAAGATTCTGCTCAAGCCCGTCAGAATTCTCAGCTATCAACAAGATCATTTTCACTCTCTCTATCTAGGGCTTCAGAAGGAGAAGATCTTCAGAATGCCACTGCAAACCATAGAAGCAATCAAAGTTCAGCCGTACTGAGCAGAAGGTGAGTACTTGATCTTTGAGGTGCACTATGCTTTTTCATCTTGGCTGTTCATAAGTTGCATGTCACCAACGGGGTCATTTTagatattatattatatattttaaattccttttgttttccttATACAGTTATACACCAAACACAGAGTCAAGGTCCAT from Argentina anserina chromosome 2, drPotAnse1.1, whole genome shotgun sequence carries:
- the LOC126784811 gene encoding E3 ubiquitin-protein ligase At1g63170, producing the protein MDIGSLKLQLESQTNTTPLLMEQSRPETSNINEHIIDVAGSGDASSSSLPHGRSLNSLNATQQDRPSSTPRAPVLQPPIFSSDGSNSRSTSAARRGDTRRRRSPLNSGIWISIELVLTVSQIVASIVVLSLSRDEHPRTPLFAWIVGYASGCVATLPLLYWRYRHRNQASEQDSAQARQNSQLSTRSFSLSLSRASEGEDLQNATANHRSNQSSAVLSRRVKILVEYFKMALDCFFAVWFVVGNVWIFGGHSSANDAPNLYRLCIVFLTFSCIGYAMPFILCATICCCLPCIISVLGFREDLTQARGATTESINALPTYKFKMKKNRNGDNNEGVVAAGTEKERVISGEDAVCCICLAKYANNDELRELPCSHFFHKECVDKWLKINASCPLCKSEVGESLLGSLSSISGSQQRSDSRVGNEVAEVNTIF